The Acidobacteriota bacterium sequence TGCGTCGTACGAGCCGAAGACGGCCGAGAGTGCGGGCTCCGTCGTGAAGGCGGCCGCCACGCGGGCCACGAGGTCGGCTGGCACCTCGACATCGGCATCGAGAAACAGCACGATCGGTTGGGTCGACGACGCGACGCCTCGATTGCGCGCGCGCGCCGGACCACCGCGCCCGTCGAGCACGACGGTCGTGGCGCCGATGTCGGTGGCCACGCGCTCGAGTGGCTCGCTCGGACCGTCGACGACGACCACGAGCGCGCCCGGCGGCGGGTCGAGCCGCGCAAGGCTCGCCGCGGCGCGCGGCCAGGCCGCGCCTGCCCCTCCAACCGGCACGACGATGGCGATGTCCGACGAGGTGACTGGCATCGCGCGCGTCGTCAGTCGCGTGGCGTGCGCAGGGCGGCGAGCACGTTGTAGAGCCAGGCCACGCACCAGCCGAACACAGCCCCCGTCAGTGCGCCGTACAGGAAGCCCACGAACGACCCCGCCCACGTCACGGAGTACCCAGGGTAGTAGGCCCGGAGCAGTCCGAGGTGCTGGCCGACGTTCTCTCCTCCCTTGACGACGAGCCAGAGCGTGGCCGCAAAGAGCGCCGTGCCGCCAATCATGCCGGTCACGACCGCGACGATGCCTGCACGCAGCCGGGCCACGGTCTTCGCGATGAGCAGGCGTTCCTCTCTACCGGAGTTCAATGGTGCCTCCATCGATGGCCTCGAGCGTCGAGAGTGCCGCCAGCCGCCGCTCGAGACCCTTCAACGTCCACGTCGTCAGCACGTTCACGAGGCGTGCGATTGCCCATCCCAGGGCGAAGCCCCAGACGCCGGCCTCGACCATGCCGAGGGCGAGGCCTGGCCACGACACCGCATAGCCGAACAGGAAGTTGCCAAGCAGCGACAGCATCGGCACGAACGCCGCCGCCCGTTCCGAGAGCATGAGCAGCGTGGCCAGGCCGAGCACCACCATGGCGGTGACGGCGAACGCGCCGCCGAGCGCCACCTCGTCGTAGACGGGGAAAGCCTCCCGGACGAACGCCTCGATGTCATCGGCCACCGGCTGCGGCGTGAGCCGGTCGCGCACGCTGACACCGTCGTCGCGCACTTCCTCGTGGAAACTCTGCTCCTCGTTCACGCCCCACACGTCGAATCGCGCGCCGGCCACGTTGCGCGCGGCGAGCAGGCCGGTCAGCATCGAGTGGTCCTGGTTGTTGTAGCGATGCTGCCCGTTGCGCCCCACGGTGAACAGGTTGTCGAACGCGTCGATCCAGCCGCGCAGCGTCTCAACGTGCCGCTCGTAGTCGCCGTCGTAGACGGGGTAGGCCCTCGGCATCCGCACGACGGTGCCCGAGCCGACGTCGCGTGCCTCGAAGAGGCCAATGGTCTCCGCCTCGCGCGTGCCAAGGGCGACGAGCTCGTCATCCGGAAGCCGCCAGAGGTCGTCGCCCTGGTTGACGAAGTACTCGAGCCCGATGAACGACACGGCCGGGTCGTCGACCATCGCCGGGCTCCAGTTCTTGAAGCTCTGCACGCGGCCGACACGCACCTCCGGCGAGTGCACGTAGATCCAGTTGTCTGGGAAGACCGCGGCGCGATTGACGATGAGCCCGACGATGAGGAAGTCGCGGTAGCGGAGCGAGGCCGCGGCGTCGAGGACGGCTGGCGGCGGCGCCGGTACCATCGCGCGCACGAGCTCGCCCACCGGCATCGACGAGATCAGGGCACCGCACGGCTCGTGCCGCCGCCCTTCGGGCCCATCAACCTCCACGCCCGTCACCCGCCCGTCGTCGTGGTGCACGGCGACGACG is a genomic window containing:
- a CDS encoding NAD(P)/FAD-dependent oxidoreductase — its product is MSTASRAGAPSPVIIAGAGPAGLTAAYELGRLGHAALVFEADDIVGGISRSVVFNGCRLDIGGHRFFTKVREVESLWHEMLGDDLLVRPRMSRIYYRGRFFDYPLRPLNALSGLGLVEAARVLASYVHAQVFPIDDERTFDAWVSNRFGRRLFEIFFKTYTEKVWGMPCSEISAAWAVQRIRNLDLKTALRNAFFGQRGSGGAVVTSLIEQFYYPRLGPGMMWERCRDLVAERGILTHMGTRVVAVHHDDGRVTGVEVDGPEGRRHEPCGALISSMPVGELVRAMVPAPPPAVLDAAASLRYRDFLIVGLIVNRAAVFPDNWIYVHSPEVRVGRVQSFKNWSPAMVDDPAVSFIGLEYFVNQGDDLWRLPDDELVALGTREAETIGLFEARDVGSGTVVRMPRAYPVYDGDYERHVETLRGWIDAFDNLFTVGRNGQHRYNNQDHSMLTGLLAARNVAGARFDVWGVNEEQSFHEEVRDDGVSVRDRLTPQPVADDIEAFVREAFPVYDEVALGGAFAVTAMVVLGLATLLMLSERAAAFVPMLSLLGNFLFGYAVSWPGLALGMVEAGVWGFALGWAIARLVNVLTTWTLKGLERRLAALSTLEAIDGGTIELR